The genomic stretch TTCGCTTCGTGCAATCTCGATGATGATGGCTGCATTGGCACGCTGCGCAGCTTTCAGGGCACCCTCGATAATGAACATGTTGCGCCCGTTGGCAGCGATTGTCATGGCCTGGCCCTTTTCGAGCATTGCGCGGTCAATGACCTTGCCGCTGACGATCAACGCCTGTGAATTGGGGAAATTCTGGACGACATTCGGCGGACGGCCTACAGCGAGTGCTTTTTTGAACGTATCTTGGGACATGCCCTTCCTCCTTAAAAGAAAAAAATGTGCGATTGTGAAGCGTCGAAGCGCAAACACCAATTAAAACCAATTGTACTGAAAAGTCAAAATACAACGTGGAGATTTTGTCAAAAAACACATGAAATCCCCTCCCCGGTGTCGCTAGTGACCCGGAGAGGGGGGCGCTTTGGGTTCTCGCAAGGCTGCTACATGGTTGCAGCCTGGCGGCGTACACGCTTGGAGGCCTTTCTGTGCTGCCTCGGTTCGGGTGTTTCAACACCCTCCAGCGGTATCAGCGTGTAGCCGAGTTCTCGGGCCATGAACTCAAGAATGGAGACATTGCGTGTCACCTTGCAGATCTTGAACATGGTCTCTGCGCCCAGCTTTGCATGGTTGTCGAACGGGTTCAATTCTCGAAGCAGTGTCGAATACGGCTTCTTGATTTCCCTGCATACCTGTTTGGCAGGTACGCGGCCTTCCAAAACGATGTCTTGCATCTTTTTGGTCAGATTCTTCTCAAACATGCTTTACCCCCCACATGTTTAAAGTTGCTGCCTAGTCACAAAGTTAGCCTAATTTTCAGTTTTGCGTCAACGGCTATCGGAAAAAGAATAGCCCTTTTTCCCTTTGCCACCGTGTTTTAAACGTCGATCGGTAGTTATGTTGACCAGTTGGCTGATATAGGGATGGTGTATAAAAAATACAAAAAAACTTCGCCTGAACGAGAAGTCCAGGCGAAGTTGCAAGATTGTGACGTAAAAACCGGTTTTATGGAGAAGGGAACGACTGGAGATAATGGGCAAGCAGTGAGGTCATGGTGTCGATGGAAGCTGAAAGACGGTGGTCGTCGGGAAGAGCGTGCAATGCCGCACGATGGAGTTTGGCAAAACGAATGGAGTTGTCCACTGGCACGACATCGTCCTGCCAGCCGTGGATCACGGTGATGGATTCTGGGAGTCCCGAGAATACATGAACGTCATAGCCTTTGAGGTAAAAGGCGGGAGCGAGGAGAAACAGCCCGTCAACCTGGGCCTGCTTGGCAACGGCAGTCGCTACGTAGCCGCCCATGCTGGAGCCGAGCAGGATAGTCGGACCTTTGGCATCGGAAAGGATGTCTGCCAGACGTTGGACGCGGTCGTCGGGATTTTCCAGGTCGCTGAAGTCCGGTGCTTCAAGCGTGTATCCCAGAGATTTTGCGGTTTCAGCAAAGGCAGTGCTTTTGGCTCCCCATGGTTCACTCAATGAACCATGGCACCAGATCAGGCGAGTAGGCGTACTTGTCATGCGAGGCTCCCTTGGTCTTGCTGTGTTAGTGAATTATTATAGCTTGCTAATCCTTTTCACGTAATCGTCGAGTCGGGACAGGGTGTGCTCCATGGCTTCGCTGGATGCTTCGTCACGAATGTCCTTCATGAGTTGCCCACCTATGTCGATAATCTTCTGAAGCGGAATGCTGTGGCCTCGGTCGATGATGTCTTCACCAAGGGCCTTGAGTGAACTGATATCGTTTCGCTCCAGGGCAAAACGGGAAGCGTCAAGCGTCCGTTGTAATTCGTTCAGGTCATCAACCGTCGGTCGGGGCGCACTTGTATCCGGGGCGGTCACGGATATCAGCATGTCGAACAGCGCGCTCTTTTTTACCGGTTTGGCCAGATAGCCGTCAGCGCCGGCATCCATGCATTTTTGTGCATCCTCAGCCATTGCATATGCGGTCATGGCAATAATCGGAGTGGGCGGACGTTTTTGTTCCTTTTCCCATTCCCGGATCGTCCGGATGGCTTCATAGCCGTCCATGGTGGGCATTTGGATATCCATGAGTACGCAGTCGTACTCTGCTTCCATGAAATCTTCGACTCCGGCTTTGCCGTTTGTCTTTACCGTGAGTGTGCAGGGCGTATTGCGCAGATAGGTCTGAATGACGAAGGCATTGTAACTGGAGTCTTCGACCATCAGGATGTTCAGTTCAGGTGGTACGTTGATAGCGACTTCCTGCGCCGGTGACGGAACAGAAGGAACAGCATCGAGCTGGTCCCGTTCCAGGCTGATGGTGAAATTGAATGTGCACCCTTTCCCCAGCTCGCTTTCGACCCAAATACGCCCGTCCATCAGTTGAACAAGCTGTTTGCTGATGGCGAGTCCGAGTCCGGTTCCACCGAATTCGCGGGTTGTGGACCCGTCGGCCTGCGTGAATGCATCGAATATGGAGTCCAGTTTGTTCGTGGGGATTCCCGGGCCGGTGTCGCTCACCGAAAAGAGCAGTGTCATGCGATTTGACTGTTCTTCGACTCGTTCAACCGTGAACTTGATATCCCCTTCCTGAGTGAACTTGGCCGCATTGCCCAGCAGGTTTATCATGATCTGCTGGAGTCGCTCCGGGTCGCCAATGTATCGGTCTGGCAAGGTTGCATTGACCGTGCAGGAGAAGTTGATGGGCTTTTCATTAAGCTTGGCATCGATGAGCGTGCAGGTCTTGTCCACGACTTCGCTGAGGCTGAAACCGCGCTTTTCAAGAGAGAGGTGGCCGGCTTCGATCTTGGAAAGGTCGAGGATATCGTTGAGGATGATGAGCAGGTTCTCTCCGGCATTTCGGAAGACCTGAACATACTGAGCCTGATCCTTGTCCAGTTTGGTGTCGGCCAGCACATCGGCCATCCCGAGAATGGCGTTCATGGGTGTGCGGATTTCATGGCTCATGCTGGCAAGAAAACTGCTTTTGGCCAGGTTTGCCACTTCCGCATACCGTTTGGCGTTCTGGACATCGATCAACGCCTGATTCAGTGATTCGTTCTTCTGCTTGAGTTCCAGGGTACGGTCCCGGACAGTCTGCTCAAGGGCGTTCTTGTGCTCTTCAAGTCGAGTCTTGGAAAGCTGGAGGTCATCCACGAGGTGTTTGAGGGAGTCGCGCATGTCGTCGATGGCGCGAGCCAGAGAACCAAGTTCCCCCTTGAGGTCTGTTTCGATTGGCGCGTCGAGATCGCCTTCGGCAATGGTGATGGTTGCTTCTTCAAGTCGCTTCAACGGATCAAAGAGGTGCTTGCGCGAACAGGATATGATCATCCGTGAAAGCAGAAAAATCATGATGGCACTCAGGCCAAGGGTGATCCCTGCATAGACCATCATATCGTGGTGAATCTTATCAAGGGAGATGGCGATATTGAAGGTGCCGATCCAGTCGTCGAACTTGCGAATTTCTACGGATCGCGTTTTGAAGCCGCTATTGTTTTTAAAGAACGCGAAGGAGTTTCCTGTATAGGGCGCCTTGGTCTGCGACGCCATGGTTTCGCGGCCGGTGATGACCTGGGCGAAGACCACCATGGAATCCTGGTGCAAGGCATGGATAAAGTCTCTTGCGGCTGTGTGATCCACCTGCCAGACGGCTGAACTCAGCGTGGATTCGGCCAGAGTGGCCAGGCTGTCAATTCGCTCGTCCACCTGCTGGAGGGTCCGAAGGGTATTGAGGCCTACAATAATGAAGGAGAAAAGGACGACGCCCACTGTTACCATCAATGTTTGAGACAGGGCCGCCTTGCGACATAGGGGGCCTGGTGGAGTCGTTTTCCTTGTGTTGCTGCTCATGTTTTCCGCGGGTATAGGGTTCAAAATACCCCTATTCAATATGTTTTTCAGAAAAAATGCGCAAGGATGGTCGGATTATTTTTGATAAGTTTCGGATATTCATGCCTTGTTCACTTCTGTGAGGGGCGTGCTTGTCAATGTCCAAAGCAATGTCGGCCTTGGCTGTAGTACGATCTGTAGGATGATGAGTGCTGGTGTGAAGACAAAAAAAGGCTGATCCGAAGATCAGCCTGAGGAGTGTTGCCTTGGTTGCGATGATTTATGCGTGTCCGCTATCCAGAGAATAGCCCATTTCTGTAGCCATGAACTGCAGGGGTCTAATGTCGGAAGTGACCTTCATGATTTCGAGCAGTGTCTCGGCTCCGAGCTTTGCGCTGGCGTCGAACGGGTTGATTTCGCGCATCAGGGTCGAATAGGGCTTGTTAATCCTTTGAGCCACGACCTTTGCCTGGATGCCGCTGTCGAGAATGCAGTCCTGAACTACCTTGGTTACGTTGCGATCAAACATGTCCCCTCCACAGTGTAAATTGGGTTGGCGGTTGAAATATGTTTTGTATAAAGCAATCTGTGTGCCAAAGCGTCTTTATTCTGATTATTATCAAGAATATAAGGGGTTATAAAAAGTCTAACAAATTGACAATGACATATAGGGGGAGGGGGTAGTGTCGCATGCAACGTCGCATTGCAGCATGTGCGACAATTATGTCGCAATGCGACGCTTTGTGCGACAGTATGGTTATGCGTGAGTTTTTATTGCCCAATAGAAAAGGGAGTCGCTGTTGCGACTCCCTTTCGAGGTCCCGGCATGCCGGGTTCCGAACCAGGATTTCAGGCTATCAGGTGTGGGTTGCGGTCCATTCCTTTTTGTGCCGTCGGAGGTGTTCAGGTTCGGCCTAAGAGTTCGAGTTTCCTGTCCAGTCCTGTGACCAGGACTTCCAGGACTCAAGGTACTGGTGCCAGCACTGGCGTCCGATGATGATATCCATAATTTTGGTGATATTAATATTGGAAAACATGTCGCTCTCCTATCTCGCTTCTTTTTAAAATCAGGTTTGTAAAAAACAAATCCTCTGTTTCGGCGGACTTTGTATCAACAGCCGTCCTTGCCAGGGCTGTTCTTGAGGCTGCGTGTCACGTGGTTGATGGTCTCCTCAAATATCCCATCCGATTCGTAGGGAGTGAGGAGCGTGGTGCGAACGCTACCGACGATATTTCCGTAGATGATCAACGCTGTTTTCTCCTGGGGGAGATCGCGGATCGATCCGTCGGCAATGCCCATGGACACGCACCGTTTCAGCTCATCGATGAAGAAGCTGAACTTCTCTGCCACCATGGCGGCGTCAACGCCTGGTTCCATGTGGCTGAACGGAGAGCAGCGGAGTAATACGGGAAACCGTGTCCGGTGCTCTTCGGTAAATTCAAAGTAGGCGGTCATATACTTCTGTATGCCATCAAGCCCTGAAGAGACTTCCTTAGTGGAGTCATGCAACCGGGCGATAAGCCTGTCCGCCATGTCAAAACCCGCGGCGATAAACAACTCGTGTTTGCTGCCGAAATAGTGGGAGACCAGTCCAAAAGATACTTCTGCCCGACTCGCCACATCCTTAACAGTGGCTGCAGTGAATCCAAGTTGCCCGAAGGCCTCCTGGGCCGCTCTCAGTATCGCTTCTTTCTTTGTCATCGCCATCGGCCGTCCTTTCTACGGCGAGTTCGATTGATCATGCAATCAATCTGTCTTCTTTTTAGATTGATCATGCAATCAATGTCAAGCCGTTTTCGGAAATTTTTTGTTCAGTTTATAACGTTGAAACTGTAATTGCCTATAATAATTGAACATGGCGACACTTCGTCCACAAGGGAAAAGTGTCGCCATGTCATGTAAAACCAGTGCTATTTCATATTCTTTTGAATCTTGGCCCAGCTGTCACGCAGGGTTGCAGTGCGGTTGAAGACGAGCTTCTCACCGGGTTTGTGGTCCTTGTTATCAGCACAGTAATAGCCCGTGCGCTCGAACTGGAAGTTGGTTCCGGGCTTCATGGCAGCCAGTGACGGCTCCACCCAGCACTCGGAAAGCACTTCAAGGGAGTCGGGATCCACGTAATCCACGAAGGTCTTGCCTTCTTCGGGCGCATTGGGATTTTCACAGGAAAACAGGTTCGAGTAGTTGCGCACCTCGGCCTTGAGGCCCTTGGTGGCGGATACCCAGTGCAGGGTTCCCTTGACCTTGCGGCCACCTTCGAGCCAGCCACCGCGGGTTTCGGGATCGTACGTGGCGCGAATCAGGGTCACATTGCCCTGCTCGTCGGTTTCGTAGCCGGTGCATTTCACATAATAGGCGGCACGCAGGCGTACTTCTCGGTCCGGTCCCATGCGGAAAAACTTCTTGGGCGGATCAATCATGAAGTCGGCCCGTTCGATCCACAATTCGCGGGTGAACGGAACAATGCGCTTGCCGTATGATTCATATTCGGGGTGCAGGGGGACTTCAAATTCATCCACCTGATCCTCGGGGTAGTTCTCGATGACCAGTTTGACCGGATCGACAACGCCCATGTAGCGGGCAGCGCGGTCGTTAAGGTCCTGACGCACGCAGTGTTCGAGCAGGGCGTAATCGACCATGGAGTCCGCTTTTGCCACGCCGATGCGCTCGCAGAAATCACGGATGGATTCCGGGGTGTAGCCTCTGCGGCGGAAGCCGGAAATGGTCGGCATGCGCGGATCGTCCCAGCCCGAGACATGTCCTTCCTGCACCAACTGGATGAGTTTGCGCTTGGAGAGAACCGTGCCGGAGATGTTCAGCCGCGCGAACTCGTACTGGTACGGACGCTCGTTGAAACCGGGCAGGGCAGCCAACTCATTATATATGGCTTCATGCTCGCCAAAAAGCTCGGTCTGCTTGAGACCTTCCATCAGGGTGTCCACGCACCAGTCATAGATGGGCCGGTTGTTCTCGAACTCCAGCGTACAGATGGAGTGGGTGATGCCTTCGATGGCATCGGAAAGCCCGTGGGTGAAATCGTACATGGGGTAAATGCACCATGCGTCGCCGGTACGGTGGTGATCGGCGTGCTTGATGCGATAGAGAGCAGGGTCTCGCAGCATGACATTGGGTGCTGCCATGTCGATCTTGCCGCGAAGGATGCATTCGCCGTCTTTCATCTCGCCAGCACGCATGCGACGGAACAGGTCGAGGTTCTCCTCGGGTGTACGATCGCGGTACGGGGAGTTGACCCCCGGCTCCTTGAGGGTCCCGCGGTTTTCGCGAATCTCTTCAGGGGACTGGTGGTCGACGTACGCCTTGCCCATTTTGATGAACAGTTCGGCAATGTAGTACAACTTCTCGAAGTAGTCGGAAGCAAAAGGATTGGCATCCCATGTGTAACCGAGCCACTCGACGTCCTTGCGGATGGAATCCACGTATTCCACATCTTCCTTGACCGGGTTGGTGTCGTCGAATCGGAGGTTGCACCTGCCATTGTAATCCTGGGCAATCCCGAAGTTCAAACAGATGGACTTGGCGTGACCGATATGCAGGTAGCCGTTGGGCTCGGGCGGGAACCGGGTGTGTACCCGTTTGCCGTATTTGCCGGTCTCGTTGTCCTTGTCGATGATGGTTCGGATGAAATCTTTACCTTTTTCAGGTGTTTCTGGCGTTTTGCTCATCTTCTGTTCCTTACTGTGTATTGAATTCCCCTTGCAGGGTTCATAGCTGTTTGGGTGTGGGCGGACAATGATATCCGCGCCCCGGAATGGATACGGTAAAACGGATGTTGGGTCAACGAATCAACCCTGGTCGGGCGGCTGTTCATGGCCGAGGGCTGCGCAAAGGAGCAAAAAGGTGGTCATGAACAGGGGGTTGGTGGTAGGGTCGGGTAAAACAATCAATGCTGTTGGGAGATGCTCATGAACCTCGATGCCGGACTGCCTCACACTGACGAAGACTACGCCGCCTTTGTACAAGGCAATGCCCACACCTACCTGCCCAAGTTTCACAGCTACGGCGCCACGCCTTCGGGTTTTCATGCCGGATGGAACTGGGCCGCGTTCTTTTTTTCCTTCTGGTGGTTCCTGTATCGAAAGATGTACATGTGGGCCGCTATTGCCTTTGTCACCCTCTGGTTGCCCTATTTCAATTTACTGGTGATCATCGGCTGGGCCATTGCCGCCAATTACCTCTACTTCAAGCATGCCAACGAGAAGATTAGCGAGCTCAAGTCATATCACGGCCAGAATTACGTCAATTATCTTCGGAGTTTTGGTGGGGTTAATAGCTGGGTGCCGTGGGTGGCACTTCTCGTCTGCGGCGGAATGCTTCTGCTCCTGCTTTTGGGGATATTCGGCTTTGCGCTTCTTGCTTCAGCATGATCTGGCTAGGCGAACAGTTCCCCAGATACCTGATTGTTGGAAAAGAGTGACCGACAGTCATTTTTCTCATGCCCCCATTGACCCAACCCGAGTGGTCCCGTATTGTCAGACATTTACCTTTGCGCTTTGGGGAAGAGTATGACCAACGGGAATTTTGCTTTTGGCACAGTGGAAGTCAGCATCGATTACGATGCCATCACGCATCTGTTTGAGCGGGCTCATGAAGAAGGGCGAGACACCCTGTTTGAGTATGAGGTGTATGAGCTGCTTCGGGAGTCGGGCGCAGAAACACCACCCGGAACCGTACTGCTGCCGCGAGGTGGCAAGCCGTCCGATGAGGCTCTGAGCGGTCTGCCCGGGCCAAAAGTTGTCCTGAAAATAGTCTCCCCCAATATCATCCACAAGACCGAAGTCGGTGGCGTGCGCGTGGTGGAAAACGCGCCGGACAAGATACGTTCTGCGTGGCGACGCATGCTGTATGAAGTGCCGGAGGCTTTTGCCGCGCTCCTCGAAAAAACGCCGGATATGGCTCCCGTTGAGTACGCCGGATTGACCGGGGAAGCGCTGATCGCTGCCATCTCCCGCGATATCCGTGGTGTGCTGCTTGTTCAGTTCATGGAAACCGATTCCCAGGCATTTGGTAATGAGTTGATCGTGGGCATTCGCCGGACCCGGGAGTTCGGCATGGTGCTCGGCGCAGGGTTGGGCGGCACAGATACCGAGCTGTACGCTGAACGATTCCGCAAAGGACAGGCTGTGGTTGCCGCGTCTGCTGCGCTGACCGATGGCGAGACCTTTTTCGAGTTGTTTCGCAAGACCCTTTCCTACAAGAAGCTGGCCGGACTGACTCGCGGCCAACGACGTATTGTTTCCGACGAGCAGCTTATCGAGTGCTTCTCGTCGTTCATCGACATGGCCAACCACTATTCTCCCGACAATCCCGATGCACCGTTTGTCATCGAAGAGTTGGAAATCAATCCCTTTGCTTATTCGGATTACCTGATGGTCCCGCTGGACGGCATGTGTCGCTTCTCCCTGCCCGAGCAACTCCCTGCATCGCGCCCCGTGGAAAAGATCGATGCACTGCTGCACCCCAAGCGTATCGGTATCATCGGCGTGTCTGGCAGTCGCATGAATTTTGGGCGCATCATCCTCAATAACGTCATGCAGGCCGGGTTCAACAAGGATGACATGGTTGTCATCCGACCTGGCGGTGGCGAGATCGACGGCGTTCGCTGTGTTGAGTCCCTTGCCGCATTGGGGCAGCCCCTCGATTTGTTTGTGGTGGCCGTGGGGTCGGCCCAGGTGCCGGGACTGGTGGAAGAGGTGCTGGAGCTTGATTGTGCACAATCCGTCATGATCATTCCCGGCGGCATGGGTGAAACCGAGGAAAGTCGGGCGCGAGCGCAGGAGGTCATCGACAAGATCGTGGCGTCCCATGCCACGGGTGTCGGGCCGGTCTTCCTGGGCGGCAATTGTATGGGAGTGGTTTCTCGGCCAGGTGCATACGATACGTGGTTCATTCCCGAGGAGAAACTGCCCGTGCTTACTCCGGGCAAACATCATAGGGCAGCCTTTATTTCCCAGTCGGGCGCATTCATGCTGACCCGCCTGTCGCAGTGTCCCATTCTCGATCCGGCCTACATGATTTCCGTGGGCAATCAGACCGACCTGACCCTGGGGGATCTGACCGCCTACTTTGCGGATTCCAGCGAGGTGGATGTCATCGCCATTTATGCCGAAGGGTTCAACGATATGGATGGTCTCGAATTCTGCCGGGCTGTGCGACGGGCTGTGCTCGCCGGTAAGGAAGTCGTCTTCTACAAGGCGGGGCGCACCCCGGAGGGCAAATCCGCCACCAGCGGGCATACCGCGTCGCTGGCAGGTGACTATACCGTGTGCGAGTCCTGTGTCCGTCAGGCCGGTGCTATCGTGGCCGACTCGTTCTCCCAGTTCGAGAACCTGTTCATGCTGGCCGAGCGACTGCACGGCAAGACCATCCGAGGCAATCGACTGGCAGCCATGTCGGGCGCAGGCTTCGAGGCCGTGGGCATGGCCGATTCCATCCAGTCGGATACCTACCGCATGGAGTTGGCGCCACTCTCCGAGGAAAGCCGAACACGACTGGACAAGCTCTTTATCGCCAACAGGCTGGATAACCTCGTTACGGTGACCAACCCTCTGGATATCACGCCCGGGGCCGATGACAAGGTGCATGCCGATGTGATCCGAATCCTCGCTGAAGACCCGATGGTCGATGCAGTGGTCGCCGGTCTTGATCCCATGTCCCCGGTCATGCGTACGCTGGCCGATC from Pseudodesulfovibrio profundus encodes the following:
- a CDS encoding phage regulatory CII family protein; amino-acid sequence: MFEKNLTKKMQDIVLEGRVPAKQVCREIKKPYSTLLRELNPFDNHAKLGAETMFKICKVTRNVSILEFMARELGYTLIPLEGVETPEPRQHRKASKRVRRQAATM
- a CDS encoding phage regulatory CII family protein, whose product is MFDRNVTKVVQDCILDSGIQAKVVAQRINKPYSTLMREINPFDASAKLGAETLLEIMKVTSDIRPLQFMATEMGYSLDSGHA
- a CDS encoding TetR/AcrR family transcriptional regulator, producing MAMTKKEAILRAAQEAFGQLGFTAATVKDVASRAEVSFGLVSHYFGSKHELFIAAGFDMADRLIARLHDSTKEVSSGLDGIQKYMTAYFEFTEEHRTRFPVLLRCSPFSHMEPGVDAAMVAEKFSFFIDELKRCVSMGIADGSIRDLPQEKTALIIYGNIVGSVRTTLLTPYESDGIFEETINHVTRSLKNSPGKDGC
- a CDS encoding alpha/beta fold hydrolase, with product MTSTPTRLIWCHGSLSEPWGAKSTAFAETAKSLGYTLEAPDFSDLENPDDRVQRLADILSDAKGPTILLGSSMGGYVATAVAKQAQVDGLFLLAPAFYLKGYDVHVFSGLPESITVIHGWQDDVVPVDNSIRFAKLHRAALHALPDDHRLSASIDTMTSLLAHYLQSFPSP
- a CDS encoding glutamine--tRNA ligase/YqeY domain fusion protein; protein product: MSKTPETPEKGKDFIRTIIDKDNETGKYGKRVHTRFPPEPNGYLHIGHAKSICLNFGIAQDYNGRCNLRFDDTNPVKEDVEYVDSIRKDVEWLGYTWDANPFASDYFEKLYYIAELFIKMGKAYVDHQSPEEIRENRGTLKEPGVNSPYRDRTPEENLDLFRRMRAGEMKDGECILRGKIDMAAPNVMLRDPALYRIKHADHHRTGDAWCIYPMYDFTHGLSDAIEGITHSICTLEFENNRPIYDWCVDTLMEGLKQTELFGEHEAIYNELAALPGFNERPYQYEFARLNISGTVLSKRKLIQLVQEGHVSGWDDPRMPTISGFRRRGYTPESIRDFCERIGVAKADSMVDYALLEHCVRQDLNDRAARYMGVVDPVKLVIENYPEDQVDEFEVPLHPEYESYGKRIVPFTRELWIERADFMIDPPKKFFRMGPDREVRLRAAYYVKCTGYETDEQGNVTLIRATYDPETRGGWLEGGRKVKGTLHWVSATKGLKAEVRNYSNLFSCENPNAPEEGKTFVDYVDPDSLEVLSECWVEPSLAAMKPGTNFQFERTGYYCADNKDHKPGEKLVFNRTATLRDSWAKIQKNMK
- a CDS encoding ATP-binding protein; its protein translation is MVTVGVVLFSFIIVGLNTLRTLQQVDERIDSLATLAESTLSSAVWQVDHTAARDFIHALHQDSMVVFAQVITGRETMASQTKAPYTGNSFAFFKNNSGFKTRSVEIRKFDDWIGTFNIAISLDKIHHDMMVYAGITLGLSAIMIFLLSRMIISCSRKHLFDPLKRLEEATITIAEGDLDAPIETDLKGELGSLARAIDDMRDSLKHLVDDLQLSKTRLEEHKNALEQTVRDRTLELKQKNESLNQALIDVQNAKRYAEVANLAKSSFLASMSHEIRTPMNAILGMADVLADTKLDKDQAQYVQVFRNAGENLLIILNDILDLSKIEAGHLSLEKRGFSLSEVVDKTCTLIDAKLNEKPINFSCTVNATLPDRYIGDPERLQQIMINLLGNAAKFTQEGDIKFTVERVEEQSNRMTLLFSVSDTGPGIPTNKLDSIFDAFTQADGSTTREFGGTGLGLAISKQLVQLMDGRIWVESELGKGCTFNFTISLERDQLDAVPSVPSPAQEVAINVPPELNILMVEDSSYNAFVIQTYLRNTPCTLTVKTNGKAGVEDFMEAEYDCVLMDIQMPTMDGYEAIRTIREWEKEQKRPPTPIIAMTAYAMAEDAQKCMDAGADGYLAKPVKKSALFDMLISVTAPDTSAPRPTVDDLNELQRTLDASRFALERNDISSLKALGEDIIDRGHSIPLQKIIDIGGQLMKDIRDEASSEAMEHTLSRLDDYVKRISKL
- a CDS encoding acetate--CoA ligase family protein codes for the protein MTNGNFAFGTVEVSIDYDAITHLFERAHEEGRDTLFEYEVYELLRESGAETPPGTVLLPRGGKPSDEALSGLPGPKVVLKIVSPNIIHKTEVGGVRVVENAPDKIRSAWRRMLYEVPEAFAALLEKTPDMAPVEYAGLTGEALIAAISRDIRGVLLVQFMETDSQAFGNELIVGIRRTREFGMVLGAGLGGTDTELYAERFRKGQAVVAASAALTDGETFFELFRKTLSYKKLAGLTRGQRRIVSDEQLIECFSSFIDMANHYSPDNPDAPFVIEELEINPFAYSDYLMVPLDGMCRFSLPEQLPASRPVEKIDALLHPKRIGIIGVSGSRMNFGRIILNNVMQAGFNKDDMVVIRPGGGEIDGVRCVESLAALGQPLDLFVVAVGSAQVPGLVEEVLELDCAQSVMIIPGGMGETEESRARAQEVIDKIVASHATGVGPVFLGGNCMGVVSRPGAYDTWFIPEEKLPVLTPGKHHRAAFISQSGAFMLTRLSQCPILDPAYMISVGNQTDLTLGDLTAYFADSSEVDVIAIYAEGFNDMDGLEFCRAVRRAVLAGKEVVFYKAGRTPEGKSATSGHTASLAGDYTVCESCVRQAGAIVADSFSQFENLFMLAERLHGKTIRGNRLAAMSGAGFEAVGMADSIQSDTYRMELAPLSEESRTRLDKLFIANRLDNLVTVTNPLDITPGADDKVHADVIRILAEDPMVDAVVAGLDPMSPVMRTLADPEHDQFTFEDERSIAALLEDLLPQLDTPIIGVVDGGRLYDPLVDKLKEAGLCTFRTSDQAVAAIAQYIEGRLNVDTIRRKVG